The Halarchaeum grantii genome includes a window with the following:
- a CDS encoding CHAT domain-containing protein has product MIECEETEEGVRAVDGAKRDLLVRARDWRPGGRRHPLTRPADATATGRTRALVLPATVAAVHDEAAGETHDVDGACGRLELDDGTYVLDVDASVKAYARFEGPATVVRHGERHEVEVAFPAERSVTLGFRSFVRSPNETLTVPESARGLATALTAFGAAHRTTTPDRTLRTMRRHPPTLEFGETTRVPDALAERIPETGVELVLPADYETLFVAAPLAFYLSATVRIEDGVTPHVRADGVGVRHDLTDPERQAPALLERCFWLDALVRGAGPHAVDVAERDLLADIGLDAERVYDQSVAERLRTYLATPYERIAADLPEWHLAMYVEPSVEHARSLPYLIDRLAHVYPPETTALDGEELMARSLDAFYRAQTGPVASVDTVKPRLRRGRVHGWLAEGTPIDVFKARPAAYENRLDYLDADDDALSVTVVLNDAGMAEEHACVADLYRERAADVPMEVTLRENVTRAELAAVLAEPNDFVHYIGHCEVGGLRCADGTLSASAVEESNAQTFFLNACGSYHEGLELVEKGSIAGAVTFRTVLDEQAAKVGTAFARLLVNGFSIERALRLARRRIRMGKDYAVVGDGTQVLTQSDARTPATLTVDRVDAERFAVTYESGSPWSHGATYHALAADDVAARLCGAESTVELSRADVCSLLEHVDVPTIYDGAFYWSDEVRSMLSEERPE; this is encoded by the coding sequence CACCCGCTCACCCGACCGGCCGACGCGACCGCCACCGGTCGGACGCGCGCGCTCGTTCTGCCCGCGACCGTCGCCGCCGTCCACGACGAGGCGGCCGGCGAGACCCACGACGTCGACGGCGCGTGCGGCCGCCTCGAACTCGACGACGGCACGTACGTCCTCGACGTCGACGCCAGCGTCAAGGCGTACGCGCGCTTCGAGGGCCCGGCGACCGTCGTCCGCCACGGCGAGCGCCACGAGGTCGAAGTCGCGTTCCCCGCCGAGCGCTCGGTGACGCTCGGCTTCCGGAGCTTCGTTCGCTCGCCGAACGAGACGCTCACCGTCCCGGAGTCGGCGCGCGGCCTCGCGACCGCGCTCACCGCGTTCGGCGCCGCGCACCGGACGACGACGCCCGACCGGACGCTCCGGACGATGCGCCGCCACCCGCCGACGCTCGAGTTCGGCGAGACGACGCGCGTCCCCGACGCGCTCGCGGAGCGAATCCCCGAGACCGGCGTCGAGCTCGTCCTCCCGGCAGACTACGAGACGCTGTTCGTCGCCGCGCCGCTCGCCTTCTACCTCTCCGCGACCGTCCGCATCGAGGACGGCGTCACGCCGCACGTCCGCGCCGACGGCGTCGGCGTGCGCCACGACCTCACCGACCCCGAGAGACAGGCCCCGGCGCTCCTCGAGCGGTGCTTCTGGCTGGACGCGCTCGTTCGCGGCGCGGGCCCGCACGCCGTCGACGTCGCGGAGCGCGACCTCCTCGCCGACATCGGACTCGACGCCGAGCGCGTCTACGACCAATCGGTCGCCGAGCGCCTCCGAACGTATCTCGCCACGCCCTACGAGCGCATCGCGGCCGACCTCCCGGAGTGGCATCTCGCGATGTACGTCGAGCCGTCCGTCGAGCACGCGCGCTCGCTCCCCTACCTCATCGACCGGCTCGCACACGTCTATCCCCCGGAGACGACCGCGCTCGACGGCGAGGAGCTGATGGCGCGCTCGCTCGACGCCTTCTACCGCGCGCAGACCGGCCCCGTCGCGAGCGTCGACACCGTGAAGCCACGCCTCCGGCGCGGACGCGTGCACGGCTGGCTCGCCGAGGGGACGCCCATCGACGTCTTCAAGGCCCGGCCGGCGGCCTACGAGAACCGACTCGACTACCTCGACGCCGACGACGATGCGCTCTCCGTCACCGTGGTCTTGAACGACGCGGGGATGGCGGAGGAGCACGCGTGCGTCGCCGACCTCTATCGCGAGCGCGCCGCCGACGTCCCGATGGAGGTGACGCTCCGCGAGAACGTGACGCGCGCGGAACTCGCGGCCGTGCTCGCCGAGCCGAACGACTTCGTCCACTACATCGGCCACTGCGAGGTCGGCGGGTTACGGTGTGCGGACGGCACCCTCTCGGCCTCGGCCGTCGAGGAGTCGAACGCGCAGACGTTCTTCCTGAACGCGTGTGGCTCCTACCACGAGGGCCTCGAACTCGTGGAGAAGGGGAGTATCGCGGGCGCGGTGACGTTCCGGACGGTGCTCGACGAGCAGGCCGCGAAGGTGGGGACGGCGTTCGCGCGACTGCTCGTCAACGGATTCAGCATCGAGCGCGCGCTCCGACTCGCGCGCCGCCGCATCCGGATGGGGAAGGATTACGCCGTCGTCGGCGACGGCACGCAGGTGCTCACGCAGTCGGACGCCCGCACGCCGGCGACGCTCACCGTCGACCGCGTCGACGCCGAGCGCTTCGCGGTGACGTACGAGTCGGGGTCGCCGTGGTCGCACGGCGCGACCTACCACGCGCTCGCGGCGGACGACGTCGCGGCGCGCCTCTGCGGGGCGGAGTCGACGGTCGAGCTCTCGCGGGCGGACGTCTGTTCGCTCCTCGAACACGTCGACGTGCCGACCATCTACGACGGTGCCTTCTACTGGTCGGACGAGGTTCGCTCGATGCTCAGCGAGGAGCGCCCGGAATAG
- the tbsP gene encoding transcriptional regulator TbsP, with translation MTANLLGTSVGDILGEVFDAEPDELFVVNPSADAIESVVDAATEFDGALPETRLLADDRLLKDVMGDFLVASNTADLIESGALALRTSDDLSRSSLLVTDDRVVALVTAGEQTAGLVTDDETFVPAARDAVEADWAAAEEYTLRTPAISRVRQTLDDEIGADVEADFTDVLASLETARGDGDGLDEVTVSLLVAAKNRVLLYDISKWGEDVGIASKATFSRTKTKLEDVGLIDTEKVPIDVGRPRLRLKLADDRLQDAPPSELASVAQTVLS, from the coding sequence ATGACAGCGAATCTACTCGGTACCAGCGTCGGGGACATCCTGGGGGAGGTCTTCGACGCCGAGCCCGACGAGCTCTTCGTGGTCAACCCGTCGGCGGACGCCATCGAGAGCGTCGTCGACGCCGCCACGGAGTTTGACGGTGCGCTCCCGGAGACCCGCCTGCTCGCCGACGACCGCCTCCTGAAGGACGTCATGGGCGACTTCCTCGTCGCGAGCAACACCGCCGACCTCATCGAGTCGGGGGCGCTCGCGCTCCGCACGAGCGACGACCTCTCGCGCTCCTCGCTCCTCGTCACCGACGACCGCGTCGTCGCGCTCGTCACGGCGGGCGAGCAGACCGCCGGCCTCGTCACCGACGACGAGACGTTCGTCCCCGCCGCCCGCGACGCCGTCGAGGCCGACTGGGCGGCCGCCGAGGAGTACACGCTCCGCACGCCCGCCATCTCGCGCGTCCGGCAGACGCTCGACGACGAGATCGGCGCCGACGTCGAGGCCGACTTCACGGACGTCCTCGCCTCCCTCGAAACCGCGCGCGGCGACGGGGACGGCCTCGACGAAGTCACCGTGAGCCTGCTCGTCGCCGCGAAGAACCGCGTCCTCCTCTACGACATCTCGAAGTGGGGCGAGGACGTCGGCATCGCCTCGAAAGCGACGTTCAGCCGCACGAAGACCAAGCTCGAGGACGTGGGCCTCATCGACACCGAGAAAGTCCCCATCGACGTCGGCCGCCCGCGTCTCCGCCTCAAGCTCGCCGACGACCGCCTCCAGGACGCCCCGCCGTCCGAGCTCGCGAGCGTCGCGCAGACCGTTCTCAGCTGA
- a CDS encoding YcaO-like family protein: protein MSRTYAVVGSGAAADAARAALDDAALEDAGADLTAVADTDVAVVVGLTGSDGFAAASGRARDGATPWVACEVGGLGGHPLANVDAAVSAFTPDSGCFACLHRRVAATDPERADTPSAARSSVRYAGALAGKRALDLLEDPSLGGTTTEVPHAEHAFTPAPFCDCGSHERYGDPGRDHAETSLADATAKAEAAVDARAGVVTDVGERETYPAPYYMATTADTAAVGEQSSQGLAAGVGRDWDDAFVKAVGEGLERYAAAVYRGSDFDVAKPTHPDALSPDAFVRPADAPRVERDATMRWVSGVDLSTREEALLPAEFVHFPPPEESLKPALTTGLGLGNHATQALLSGLYETVERDATMLAWYSTFDPLALDVADDAYETLARRAGAEGLEVTALLCTQDVDVPVVAVAVHREDEWPRFALGSAASLDAGAAATGALCEAIQNWIELRDMGRERATNEQGAIGEYAAFPPEARAFVDADASVSLEDVGPDAVPEGTDELDAVLDRLADAGLDAYASDLTTRDVASVGFRAVRVLVPEAQPLFFGDAYFGERARDVPAQLGFEADLERRHHPFP from the coding sequence ATGTCACGAACCTACGCCGTCGTCGGTAGCGGCGCGGCCGCCGACGCCGCACGCGCCGCGCTCGACGACGCCGCCCTCGAGGACGCCGGCGCGGACCTCACCGCCGTCGCCGACACTGACGTCGCCGTCGTCGTCGGCCTCACCGGGAGCGACGGCTTCGCCGCCGCGAGCGGTCGCGCGCGCGACGGCGCGACGCCGTGGGTCGCCTGCGAAGTCGGCGGCCTCGGCGGCCACCCGCTCGCGAACGTGGACGCCGCCGTCTCCGCGTTCACGCCCGACTCGGGCTGTTTCGCCTGCCTCCACCGACGCGTCGCCGCGACCGATCCCGAGCGCGCCGACACACCCAGCGCCGCACGCTCCAGCGTCCGCTACGCGGGCGCGCTCGCCGGCAAGCGCGCGCTCGACCTGCTCGAGGATCCGTCGCTCGGCGGGACCACGACCGAGGTCCCGCACGCCGAACACGCGTTCACGCCCGCGCCGTTCTGCGACTGCGGGAGTCACGAGCGCTACGGCGACCCCGGACGCGACCACGCCGAGACGTCGCTCGCGGACGCGACCGCGAAAGCCGAGGCCGCCGTCGACGCGCGAGCGGGCGTCGTCACAGACGTCGGCGAGCGCGAGACCTACCCCGCGCCCTACTACATGGCGACGACCGCCGACACCGCCGCCGTCGGCGAGCAGTCGAGTCAGGGCCTCGCCGCCGGCGTCGGTCGCGACTGGGACGACGCGTTCGTGAAAGCCGTCGGCGAGGGCCTCGAACGCTACGCCGCTGCCGTCTACCGAGGAAGCGATTTCGACGTCGCGAAGCCCACCCACCCGGACGCGCTCTCGCCGGACGCCTTCGTCCGACCCGCGGATGCGCCCCGCGTCGAGCGCGACGCGACGATGCGGTGGGTCTCCGGCGTCGACCTCTCGACTCGCGAGGAGGCCCTCCTCCCCGCCGAGTTCGTCCACTTCCCGCCGCCCGAGGAGTCCCTGAAGCCCGCGCTCACCACCGGCCTCGGCCTCGGGAACCACGCGACACAGGCCCTGTTGTCGGGCCTCTACGAGACGGTCGAGCGCGACGCGACGATGCTCGCGTGGTACTCGACGTTCGACCCGCTCGCGCTCGACGTCGCCGACGACGCCTACGAGACGCTCGCCCGACGCGCCGGCGCCGAGGGCTTGGAGGTGACCGCCCTCCTCTGCACGCAGGACGTCGACGTGCCCGTCGTCGCCGTCGCCGTCCACCGCGAGGACGAGTGGCCCCGCTTCGCGCTCGGGAGCGCCGCGAGCCTCGACGCGGGCGCGGCCGCGACGGGCGCGCTCTGCGAAGCCATCCAGAACTGGATCGAACTCCGGGACATGGGCCGCGAGCGCGCGACGAACGAGCAGGGCGCCATCGGCGAGTACGCCGCCTTCCCCCCCGAGGCGCGCGCGTTCGTCGACGCCGACGCGTCGGTGTCGCTCGAAGACGTCGGTCCCGACGCGGTCCCCGAGGGCACCGACGAACTCGACGCGGTGCTGGACCGCCTCGCGGACGCCGGCCTCGACGCCTACGCGAGCGACCTCACGACGCGCGACGTCGCGAGCGTCGGCTTCCGCGCCGTCCGCGTCCTCGTCCCCGAGGCGCAACCGCTCTTCTTCGGCGACGCCTACTTCGGTGAGCGCGCCCGCGACGTCCCCGCGCAGTTGGGCTTCGAGGCCGACCTCGAACGGCGACACCACCCCTTCCCCTGA
- a CDS encoding DUF63 family protein, translating into MRFPESDAERAWSVALAVALVALVGGSLAFPNRVYGGFVWHYFWGPVYADAHSASCAVWNGGAQTLLYGASECAAASGIVAEPGYTLVSEAGYALTLVFMVIGVVFLLRRLRVGESYSFLYALFPFMLLGGALRVVEDANDAVTGAFVSYPLNALLISPIIYFTVFFVTLASLLLAVWLARSGYTDGYDRPLFALGAGWLALTLAYLCVLVVVDANVAFHPVFTVLTVVIAGLVTAADYWLLTRYAPDVLSGTGFAGVVVIFGHAIDGASNVLGLDFGKELGLAYDLYPKHPVNKFVVDVTSQYVPASVTQVTGDAWPFLLLKLVAATFVISLFDDQMYEENPRYTVLLLVAVLAVGLGPGTRDMLRATFGV; encoded by the coding sequence ATGAGGTTTCCCGAGTCGGACGCGGAGCGGGCGTGGTCGGTGGCACTCGCCGTCGCGCTGGTCGCGCTGGTCGGCGGGTCGCTCGCCTTCCCGAACCGCGTCTATGGGGGGTTCGTCTGGCACTACTTCTGGGGGCCGGTGTACGCGGACGCCCACAGCGCGAGTTGCGCGGTCTGGAACGGGGGCGCACAGACCCTCCTCTACGGCGCGTCGGAGTGCGCGGCGGCGTCGGGTATCGTCGCCGAACCCGGCTACACGCTCGTCTCGGAGGCGGGGTACGCGCTCACGCTCGTCTTCATGGTCATCGGCGTCGTCTTCCTCCTGCGTCGCCTCCGCGTCGGCGAGTCGTACAGCTTCCTCTACGCGCTCTTCCCGTTCATGCTGCTCGGCGGGGCGCTCCGCGTCGTCGAGGACGCGAACGACGCAGTCACGGGCGCGTTCGTCAGCTATCCGCTGAACGCCCTCCTCATCAGCCCCATCATCTACTTCACGGTGTTCTTCGTGACGCTCGCGTCGCTCCTGCTCGCGGTGTGGCTGGCGCGCTCGGGCTACACGGACGGCTACGACCGCCCGCTCTTCGCGCTCGGCGCGGGATGGCTCGCTCTCACGCTCGCCTACCTCTGCGTGCTCGTCGTCGTGGACGCGAACGTCGCGTTCCACCCGGTTTTCACGGTGTTGACGGTCGTCATCGCGGGCCTCGTGACGGCGGCGGACTACTGGCTCCTCACGCGCTACGCGCCCGACGTCCTCTCGGGGACCGGGTTCGCGGGCGTCGTCGTGATCTTCGGACACGCCATCGACGGCGCGTCGAACGTCCTCGGCCTCGATTTCGGGAAGGAGCTCGGCCTCGCCTACGACCTCTACCCGAAGCATCCCGTGAACAAGTTCGTCGTGGACGTGACGAGTCAGTACGTCCCGGCGTCGGTGACGCAGGTGACGGGCGACGCGTGGCCGTTCCTCCTGTTGAAACTCGTCGCCGCGACGTTCGTCATCTCGCTCTTCGACGACCAGATGTACGAGGAGAACCCGCGCTATACGGTCCTGCTCCTCGTCGCCGTGCTCGCCGTCGGCCTCGGCCCCGGGACGCGCGATATGCTGCGCGCGACGTTCGGGGTGTAG
- a CDS encoding inositol monophosphatase family protein, with translation MDERARVAETAATAGAEVAIGGFRTEMDVEQKSSKTDVVTTFDKEAQRAVIGVVQESHAGHAVVGEEEDELKEIPDSGACWVIDPIDGTSNFVSGVPLWATSVAAVEDGEPVAAANVLPAVEDVYVTDGESVTLNGAPVSVSEATDPETFTVAPTLRWSRAKADRLGELCADIIADFGDLRRFGSAQVTLSMLAAGQIDAAVSAEESHPWDTVAGVALIRAAGGTVTDVHGERWTATSEGLVASNGEAHDALVATARTALEG, from the coding sequence ATGGACGAACGCGCACGTGTCGCGGAGACGGCGGCGACGGCGGGGGCGGAGGTCGCCATCGGGGGGTTCCGCACCGAGATGGACGTCGAGCAGAAGAGCTCGAAGACGGACGTGGTGACGACGTTCGACAAGGAGGCCCAACGGGCGGTGATCGGCGTGGTGCAGGAGTCCCACGCCGGGCACGCGGTCGTCGGCGAGGAGGAGGACGAGCTGAAGGAGATCCCCGACTCGGGTGCGTGCTGGGTCATCGACCCCATCGACGGGACGAGCAATTTCGTGAGCGGGGTGCCGCTGTGGGCGACGAGCGTCGCGGCCGTCGAGGACGGCGAACCGGTCGCGGCGGCGAACGTCCTGCCGGCGGTCGAGGACGTCTACGTGACGGACGGCGAGTCGGTGACGCTGAACGGCGCGCCGGTGTCGGTGAGCGAGGCCACGGACCCGGAGACGTTCACGGTGGCGCCGACGCTGCGCTGGTCGCGCGCGAAGGCGGACCGGCTGGGCGAGCTCTGCGCGGACATCATCGCGGACTTCGGCGACCTGCGGCGCTTCGGGAGCGCGCAGGTGACGCTCTCGATGCTCGCGGCGGGCCAGATCGACGCCGCCGTGTCCGCGGAGGAGAGCCACCCGTGGGACACGGTCGCGGGCGTCGCGCTCATCCGCGCGGCGGGCGGGACGGTGACGGACGTCCACGGGGAGCGCTGGACGGCGACGAGCGAGGGTCTCGTCGCGTCGAACGGCGAGGCACACGACGCCCTCGTGGCGACGGCGCGGACGGCGCTGGAGGGGTGA
- a CDS encoding Eco57I restriction-modification methylase domain-containing protein — MQTALTYRTNRDLFSNHYLEEHLPETEAWEAVSDAELEAARAEIRDLWEREKETAPKRNESQLERAFIRPMFEALGIPFEVEESTSRTQRRPDYGFFETDQAARDAFDRREEGGDFYENAVAVADAKRWGRALDTRGSGEHERDFENPSYQIHVYLQETPARWAVLTNGKKWRLYYAPTSHRLDSYYEIDLPTVLESGDLEAFKYFYLFFRHEAFLPDASGDSFLDDVYDQSNVFAQALGEDLQDNIYEAIKVLAEGFLQYPENDLDRGDLERIHDSSLIYLYRLIFVLYAESEGRDLLDTSNEIYEESYSLNTLKEEVATELDRTDPSYRAWQDDLWSRLEDLFELIDQGSESRGIPEDDLHVPAYNGGLFRTNPDADGSREAVFLASHRVGDAYLARVIDLLARSEDEAGTKTFVDYSSLGVRHLGSVYEGLLEYELNVADEDLSLDDGEYAPADEGDDVAVEVGDVYLTTDSGERKATGSYYTPEYVVEYIVEETLGPLVEDIREDLAGRSARGDRGFAAEFAERVFDLTVLDPAMGSGHFLTSAVDYLAREIIDAQEKQAAQQGVETIDEDHDINWARRKVAQRCIYGVDVNPLAVELAKVSLWLRTLAAEQPLAFLDHHLKAGNSLVGSDIEDVLDQGEDATAGDGQLTLQQSFDHTRQQALEHVMERFTDLLSIDNETLDDIKEMEEVYEEVREDDLYQHLLAMANVHTASEFGLDVPDNAEERMAEALRNDSWADIEDQDWFESAQAMAAEEGFFHWELEYPVAFYGDDGERLEDSGFDAVIGNPPYLAGREWSDDLRKARPLFKQKYSCMSDQYDLYALFMQLGVEIVKVSGRFGFITPNTWLNNSHYEVLREWLLDETEVRSIGDFRAVNVFPDATVLPIVFIAERKKSPEPGEFPIDIFQSPTDASREWSTTAAWELFDGTVFSLSTRANDFELLDKIDSNSSSVSAHCVSRFGVKVYQKGKGDPPQTGEEAENDVFRSEKEEDEDYYPYVRGRDVNSWHVDAGDRWLKYGPHLAEPRSLELFQDERILVRRIVGSRLILSPVSETIVADQLLHTVKPTSSEVNNAVVAALLRSRLTAYYFKKRFNRDEETFPEIRVSELDELPIKMIASGGSVEEKILISYRESLDSGLPPEQVYHRTVEEGLEVRESSSNLAPFLEHITSVMVDMSSSRHSLNLSLRDYLGNYTEGPNLPDVGLFQPTSSTVLDATTEEYEKLRVGDVRTERDGARVTVEATARYKPEEEGDFETDQWGYTETEYVEAFALADLTAEEATLVEAFVPVAVAEAGGFAGFRENATKTNSLVDRLKAITLPDPDDVADDLRRYVETKERADELDAKIEKTDRLIDEIVYDLYDLTEAEIEVVEAAVDGA, encoded by the coding sequence ATGCAGACCGCACTCACTTACCGCACGAACCGCGACCTGTTCTCGAATCACTACCTCGAAGAGCACCTGCCGGAGACGGAGGCCTGGGAGGCGGTGAGCGACGCCGAACTCGAGGCAGCGCGCGCCGAAATCCGAGACCTCTGGGAGCGCGAAAAGGAGACGGCGCCAAAGCGTAACGAATCGCAACTCGAGCGGGCGTTCATCCGCCCGATGTTCGAGGCGCTCGGTATCCCTTTCGAAGTCGAAGAGAGCACGAGTCGGACGCAACGCCGGCCCGACTACGGCTTCTTCGAGACCGATCAAGCCGCCCGCGATGCCTTCGACCGGCGCGAGGAGGGCGGTGACTTCTACGAGAACGCCGTCGCCGTCGCGGACGCCAAACGCTGGGGTCGTGCGCTCGACACGCGCGGGAGCGGCGAGCACGAGCGCGACTTCGAGAATCCCTCCTACCAGATCCACGTCTACCTCCAGGAGACGCCTGCTCGCTGGGCTGTCCTGACGAACGGGAAGAAGTGGCGCCTCTACTACGCACCGACGAGTCACCGTCTCGACTCCTACTACGAGATCGACCTCCCGACCGTCCTCGAAAGCGGCGACCTGGAGGCGTTCAAGTACTTCTACCTCTTTTTCCGCCACGAGGCGTTCCTCCCGGACGCGAGCGGGGATTCCTTCCTCGACGACGTCTACGACCAGTCGAACGTCTTCGCCCAAGCGTTGGGTGAGGACCTCCAAGACAACATCTACGAGGCGATCAAGGTCCTCGCCGAGGGCTTCCTCCAGTATCCCGAGAACGATCTCGACCGGGGCGACCTCGAGCGGATACACGACTCTTCGCTCATCTACCTCTACCGACTCATCTTCGTGCTCTACGCGGAGAGCGAGGGACGCGACCTCCTCGACACGAGCAACGAGATCTACGAAGAATCATACAGCCTAAACACGCTCAAGGAGGAGGTCGCGACGGAACTCGACCGAACGGACCCGAGCTATCGGGCATGGCAGGACGACCTCTGGTCGCGTCTCGAGGACCTCTTCGAACTCATCGACCAGGGGAGCGAGTCGCGCGGCATCCCCGAGGACGACCTCCACGTCCCCGCGTACAACGGTGGGCTCTTCCGGACGAACCCGGACGCGGACGGGAGTCGCGAAGCCGTCTTTCTCGCGTCCCACAGGGTCGGCGACGCCTACCTCGCGCGCGTCATCGACCTGCTCGCGCGGAGCGAGGACGAGGCGGGAACGAAGACGTTCGTCGACTACTCCTCGCTCGGCGTCCGGCACCTCGGCTCCGTCTACGAGGGCCTGCTGGAGTACGAACTCAACGTCGCGGACGAGGACCTCTCACTCGACGACGGCGAGTACGCCCCGGCCGACGAGGGCGACGACGTCGCGGTCGAGGTGGGCGACGTCTACCTGACGACGGACAGCGGCGAGCGCAAGGCGACGGGGTCGTACTACACGCCCGAGTACGTCGTCGAGTACATCGTCGAGGAGACACTCGGCCCGCTCGTCGAGGACATCCGGGAGGACCTCGCGGGCCGGAGCGCGCGCGGCGACCGCGGGTTCGCGGCGGAGTTCGCCGAGCGCGTCTTCGACCTCACCGTCCTCGACCCCGCGATGGGGTCCGGGCACTTCCTCACGAGCGCCGTCGACTACCTCGCGCGCGAGATCATCGACGCCCAGGAGAAGCAGGCCGCCCAGCAGGGCGTCGAAACCATCGACGAGGACCACGACATCAACTGGGCGCGCCGGAAGGTCGCCCAGCGCTGCATCTACGGCGTCGACGTGAACCCGCTCGCCGTCGAACTCGCGAAAGTCTCGCTCTGGCTGCGCACGCTCGCCGCCGAGCAACCGCTCGCGTTCCTCGACCACCACCTCAAGGCCGGGAACTCCCTCGTCGGGAGCGACATCGAGGACGTTCTCGACCAGGGCGAGGACGCGACGGCCGGCGACGGCCAGCTCACCCTCCAGCAGTCCTTCGACCACACGCGCCAGCAGGCCCTCGAGCACGTCATGGAGCGCTTCACCGACCTCCTCAGCATCGACAACGAGACCCTCGACGACATCAAGGAGATGGAGGAGGTCTACGAGGAGGTCCGGGAAGACGACCTCTACCAGCACTTGCTGGCGATGGCGAACGTCCACACCGCCTCCGAGTTCGGCCTCGACGTCCCCGACAACGCCGAGGAACGCATGGCCGAAGCCTTACGAAACGACTCGTGGGCCGACATCGAGGACCAGGACTGGTTCGAGAGCGCGCAGGCGATGGCCGCCGAAGAGGGGTTCTTCCACTGGGAACTCGAGTACCCCGTCGCGTTCTACGGCGACGACGGCGAGCGACTGGAGGATAGCGGATTCGACGCCGTGATCGGGAACCCGCCATATCTCGCGGGGAGAGAATGGAGTGACGACCTCCGAAAGGCTAGACCCTTATTTAAACAGAAATACAGCTGTATGTCGGATCAATATGATCTCTATGCTCTCTTCATGCAGCTCGGTGTCGAGATCGTCAAGGTCAGCGGTCGGTTCGGATTCATCACGCCGAATACTTGGCTTAACAACAGTCACTATGAGGTCCTTCGGGAGTGGCTGCTGGACGAGACAGAGGTTCGTAGCATCGGGGACTTTCGGGCGGTCAACGTCTTCCCAGACGCGACAGTCCTTCCAATTGTGTTTATCGCGGAGCGGAAGAAATCCCCCGAGCCAGGAGAATTTCCGATTGATATATTCCAATCCCCGACAGATGCTTCGCGGGAGTGGTCCACGACAGCGGCGTGGGAGCTTTTCGATGGTACTGTGTTCAGCCTCTCAACGCGGGCGAATGACTTTGAGCTGTTAGATAAAATTGACAGCAATAGCAGCTCAGTCAGCGCTCACTGCGTCAGTAGATTCGGGGTAAAGGTCTATCAAAAAGGAAAGGGGGACCCACCACAGACCGGGGAAGAAGCCGAGAATGACGTCTTTCGGTCGGAGAAAGAAGAAGATGAGGACTACTACCCATATGTTCGAGGACGAGACGTGAACTCATGGCACGTAGATGCTGGTGATCGTTGGCTGAAGTACGGGCCCCATCTAGCCGAGCCACGTAGTCTGGAGCTATTTCAGGACGAGAGAATTCTTGTACGCCGTATCGTCGGCTCACGGCTAATCCTGAGTCCGGTATCGGAGACAATAGTCGCCGACCAACTACTGCACACAGTCAAACCGACATCTTCAGAAGTGAATAATGCGGTCGTTGCAGCCCTCCTCAGAAGTCGGCTTACGGCCTATTACTTCAAAAAGCGATTCAATAGAGACGAGGAAACTTTTCCAGAGATTCGCGTCAGCGAACTTGACGAATTACCAATCAAGATGATTGCATCTGGGGGCTCTGTAGAAGAGAAAATACTAATTTCCTATCGCGAATCACTAGATAGTGGCTTACCCCCGGAACAGGTGTATCACCGGACCGTTGAGGAAGGCCTAGAAGTCCGGGAAAGCTCCTCAAACCTTGCACCCTTCTTAGAGCACATCACCAGTGTAATGGTGGATATGAGTTCATCTCGCCATTCCCTCAATCTCTCCCTCCGCGACTACCTCGGCAACTACACCGAAGGCCCGAATCTCCCGGACGTCGGCCTCTTCCAGCCCACGAGTTCGACCGTCCTCGACGCCACCACGGAGGAGTACGAGAAACTGCGCGTGGGGGACGTCCGCACCGAGCGCGACGGCGCGCGCGTCACCGTCGAGGCGACGGCGCGCTACAAGCCCGAAGAGGAGGGCGACTTCGAGACGGACCAGTGGGGATACACCGAAACGGAGTACGTGGAGGCGTTCGCGCTCGCGGACCTCACGGCCGAGGAGGCGACCCTCGTCGAGGCGTTCGTTCCGGTCGCGGTTGCGGAGGCGGGCGGGTTCGCGGGCTTCCGCGAGAACGCGACGAAGACGAACTCGCTCGTGGACCGCTTGAAGGCGATCACGCTCCCGGATCCCGACGACGTCGCCGACGACCTCCGGCGCTACGTCGAGACGAAGGAGCGCGCGGACGAACTCGACGCGAAGATCGAGAAGACCGACCGGCTCATCGACGAGATCGTCTACGACCTCTACGACCTCACCGAGGCGGAGATCGAGGTCGTCGAGGCGGCGGTGGACGGGGCGTGA